From the genome of Cryptococcus tetragattii IND107 chromosome 8, whole genome shotgun sequence, one region includes:
- a CDS encoding mannose-6-phosphate isomerase, whose amino-acid sequence MSPSVFKIAPGINSYDWGKKGSASLAAQLATTSIPDFSIDENKTYAELWMGTHPNNPSRLSDNTLLSEHLKSHPELIGSTVSSKFEDCKDGSLPFLFKVLSIGTALSIQAHPDKPLAKKLFDEKPDVYKDPNHKPEMAIALTPFLAFLNFLPLPVLLLHLLTVPELQEFVDSSLSKSLASSLDLPTSQPPDASLFKPTGSPATAQQKDILKQIFAALMSADKKLVEEAISKLIKRYKAKQDIRENEKDLVDLALRLNDQYPGDVGVLCVFLLNVVELKRGEAAFLGANEPHAYIEGNIIECMATSDNVVRAGLTPKLRDVDTLVSMLTYEAAPGDKQLLRPTQFQKGDDTTKLYDPPIAEFSVLRTELSEGAKTSHRPVEGPSVCVITEGAGVVRDGNDQTEFVRGDVIFVGAGKGVEWEAKKALEMFRAYVEA is encoded by the exons ATGTCTCCTTCCGTGTTCAAAATCGCACCAGGAATCAATTCATACGACTGGGGCAAGAAAGGCTCGGCGTCCCTAGCCGCACAGCTTGCTACCACATCTATCCCCGACTTCTCCATCGATGAGAACAAGACCTACGCCGAA CTATGGATGGGTACTCATCCCAACAATCCATCCAGGTTATCGGACAACACCTTGCTCTCTGAGCACCTAAAGTCTCATCCAGAGCTTATCGGTTCCACCGTGTCTTCCAAATTTGAGGACTGCAAGGACGGCTCTTtacctttcctcttcaaggtCCTGAGTATAGGTACTGCGCTCAGTATACAGGCTCATCCTGATAAGCCGCTTGCGAAGAAGCTTTTTGACGAGAAGCCTGATGTCTACAAAG ACCCTAACCACAAGCCTGAGATGGCCATTGCCCTTActcccttccttgcctttcttaatttcctccccctccctgTGCTTCTCTTGCACCTTTTGACCGTTCCAGAACTGCAAGAGTTTGTCGACTCTTCTCTCAGCAAATCCCTGGCTTCATCTCTCGACCTGCCCACATCTCAACCACCCGATGCTTCACTTTTCAAACCCACAGGATCCCCAGCCACTGCCCAGCAGAAGGACATCCTCAAACAGATTTTTGCCGCTCTTATGTCAGCAGATAAGAagcttgttgaagaagctatCTCCAAACTTATCAAAAGATATAAGGCGAAGCAAGATATCAGGGAAAACGAGAAGGATCTTGTGGATTTGGCTTTGAGGCTTAATGATCAGTACCCTGGGGATGTTGGTGTCCTCTGTGTGTTCCTGTTGAACGTCGTGGAGCTCAAAAGAGGCGAAGCTGCTTTCCTTGGGGCTAATGAGCCCCACGCCTACATCGAGGGTA ATATCATTGAGTGTATGGCTACATCCGACAATGTAGTTCGCGCTGGTCTTACCCCCAAGCTCCGAGACGTTGACACTCTTGTCTCCATGCTCACATATGAAGCTGCTCCAGGCGACAAGCAATTACTCCGACCCACCCAATTTCAAAAGGGCGATGATACTACTAAACTCTACGATCCCCCTATTGCTGAATTTTCTGTCTTGCGTACTGAGCTTTCTGAAGGAGCGAAGACCTCTCACCGGCCTGTGGAAGGTCCCAGCGTGTGTGTCATAACTGAAGGTGCGGGTGTTGTCAGGGATGGAAATGATCAAACAGAGTTTGTTCGGGGTGATGTTATATTTGTGGGAGCTGGCAAAGGAGTGGAATgggaggcgaagaaggcattGGAAATGTTTAGGGCCTATGTTGAGGCTTAA